In the genome of Streptomyces pactum, one region contains:
- the aroC gene encoding chorismate synthase, which produces MSRLRWLTAGESHGPALVATLEGLPAGVPVSTGMVADALARRRLGYGRGARMKFERDEVTFLGGVRHGRTLGSPVAIMVGNTEWPKWEQVMAADPVDPEVLAGLARNAPLTRPRPGHADLAGMQKYGFDEARPVLERASARETAARVALGAVARSYLKETAGIEIVSHVVELAGAKAPYGLHPVPADVDRLDADPVRCLDADASKAMVAEIDRAHKDGDTLGGVVEVLAYGVPVGLGSHVHWDRRLDARLAAALMGIQAIKGVEVGDGFDLARVPGSQAHDEIVTTPEGIRRTSGRSGGTEGGLTTGELLRVRAAMKPIATVPRALATVDVTTGEPAQAHHQRSDVCAVPAAGIVAEAMVALVLADAVAEKFGGDSVTETRRNVRGYLDHLAIR; this is translated from the coding sequence TTGAGCAGGTTGCGCTGGCTGACCGCGGGGGAGTCGCACGGCCCCGCACTGGTGGCGACGCTGGAGGGGCTGCCGGCCGGGGTGCCGGTCAGCACCGGGATGGTGGCGGACGCCCTGGCCCGGCGGCGGCTCGGCTACGGCCGCGGTGCCCGGATGAAGTTCGAGCGGGACGAGGTCACCTTCCTCGGCGGTGTCCGGCACGGCCGTACCCTCGGCAGCCCGGTGGCCATCATGGTCGGCAACACCGAGTGGCCCAAGTGGGAGCAGGTCATGGCGGCCGACCCGGTCGATCCCGAGGTGCTGGCCGGGCTCGCCCGGAACGCGCCGCTGACCCGGCCCCGCCCCGGCCACGCGGACCTCGCCGGGATGCAGAAGTACGGCTTCGACGAGGCCCGCCCGGTCCTGGAGCGCGCCAGCGCCCGGGAGACCGCGGCCCGGGTCGCGCTCGGCGCGGTGGCCCGCTCGTACCTCAAGGAGACCGCCGGCATCGAGATCGTCTCGCACGTGGTGGAGCTGGCCGGTGCCAAGGCGCCCTACGGCCTGCACCCCGTCCCCGCCGACGTGGACCGGCTCGACGCCGACCCGGTGCGCTGCCTGGACGCCGACGCGAGCAAGGCGATGGTCGCCGAGATCGACCGGGCCCACAAGGACGGCGACACCCTGGGCGGTGTGGTCGAGGTGCTGGCGTACGGCGTGCCGGTGGGCCTGGGCTCGCACGTGCACTGGGACCGCCGGCTGGACGCCCGGCTGGCCGCGGCGCTCATGGGCATCCAGGCGATCAAGGGCGTGGAGGTCGGCGACGGCTTCGACCTGGCCCGGGTCCCCGGCTCCCAGGCGCACGACGAGATCGTCACCACCCCCGAGGGCATCCGGCGGACCTCCGGGCGCTCCGGCGGTACCGAAGGCGGCCTGACCACCGGCGAGCTGCTGCGGGTGCGGGCCGCGATGAAGCCCATCGCCACCGTGCCCCGGGCGCTGGCCACCGTCGACGTCACCACCGGCGAACCGGCCCAGGCCCACCACCAGCGCTCCGACGTGTGCGCGGTGCCGGCGGCCGGCATCGTCGCCGAGGCCATGGTGGCGCTGGTGCTCGCCGACGCGGTGGCCGAGAAGTTCGGCGGCGACAGCGTCACCGAGACGCGGCGCAACGTGCGCGGCTACCTCGACCACCTCGCCATCCGATGA
- a CDS encoding shikimate kinase — protein sequence MTGPAVILVGPMGAGKTTVGRLLAERLDTGFRDTDADIVAATGKEISAIFIDDGEPHFRELERRAVREAVAGHTGVLALGGGAVMDEGTRALLAGRPVVFLEMGVAEAVRRTGLDAPRPLLAVNPRQAWRELMERRRPFYTEVARTVVSTEGRTPEEVADAILDALELRKA from the coding sequence ATGACCGGCCCGGCGGTCATCCTGGTCGGGCCGATGGGCGCGGGCAAGACCACCGTGGGGCGGCTGCTCGCCGAACGGCTGGACACCGGCTTCCGGGACACCGACGCCGACATCGTCGCGGCCACCGGCAAGGAGATCTCGGCGATCTTCATCGACGACGGCGAGCCGCACTTCCGCGAGCTGGAACGGCGGGCGGTGCGGGAGGCGGTCGCCGGGCACACCGGCGTACTGGCCCTCGGCGGCGGCGCGGTCATGGACGAGGGCACCCGCGCGCTGCTCGCCGGCCGGCCGGTGGTCTTCCTGGAGATGGGCGTCGCCGAGGCCGTCCGGCGGACCGGGCTGGACGCCCCGCGCCCGCTGCTGGCGGTCAACCCCCGGCAGGCCTGGCGCGAGCTGATGGAGCGGCGCCGCCCCTTCTACACCGAGGTGGCGCGGACCGTGGTCTCCACCGAGGGCCGTACCCCCGAGGAGGTCGCCGACGCGATCCTCGACGCACTCGAACTGAGGAAGGCATGA
- the aroB gene encoding 3-dehydroquinate synthase, whose product MTNTPIRIQVGGTAGSDPYEVLVGRQLLGELPGLIGAAKRVAVLHPEALAETGEAVRQDLADQGYEAIAIQLPNAEEAKTTEVAAYCWKALGQTGFTRTDVIVGVGGGATTDVAGFVAACWLRGVRWVAVPTTVLGMVDAAVGGKTGINTAEGKNLVGAFHPPAGVLCDLAALESLPVNEYVSGLAEVIKAGFIADPAILELIESDPAAARDPRGPHTAELIERSIRVKAEVVSADLKESGPREILNYGHTLAHAIEKNERYKWRHGAAVSVGMVFAAELGRLAGRLDDATADRHRAVLESVGLPLTYRGDQWPRLLETMKVDKKSRGDRLRFIVLDGLARPTVLEAPDPAMLLAAYGEVSA is encoded by the coding sequence ATGACCAACACACCCATCCGTATCCAGGTCGGCGGCACCGCGGGCAGCGATCCCTACGAGGTGCTCGTCGGCCGGCAGCTCCTGGGCGAGCTGCCCGGTCTCATCGGTGCGGCGAAGAGGGTCGCGGTACTCCACCCGGAGGCGCTCGCGGAGACCGGTGAGGCGGTCCGGCAGGACCTCGCCGACCAGGGGTACGAGGCGATCGCGATCCAGCTGCCCAACGCAGAGGAGGCCAAGACCACCGAGGTCGCGGCGTACTGCTGGAAGGCGCTGGGCCAGACCGGCTTCACCCGCACCGACGTGATCGTCGGGGTCGGCGGCGGCGCCACCACCGACGTGGCCGGCTTCGTCGCCGCGTGCTGGCTGCGCGGGGTGCGCTGGGTCGCGGTGCCCACCACCGTGCTGGGCATGGTGGACGCGGCCGTCGGCGGCAAGACCGGGATCAACACCGCCGAGGGCAAGAACCTGGTGGGCGCCTTCCACCCGCCGGCCGGGGTGCTGTGCGACCTCGCCGCGCTGGAGTCGCTGCCGGTCAACGAGTACGTCAGCGGGCTCGCCGAGGTCATCAAGGCCGGCTTCATCGCCGACCCGGCGATCCTGGAGCTGATCGAGTCCGACCCGGCCGCCGCCCGCGACCCGCGCGGGCCGCACACCGCCGAGCTGATCGAGCGCTCCATCCGGGTGAAGGCCGAGGTGGTCTCCGCCGACCTCAAGGAGTCCGGGCCGCGGGAGATCCTCAACTACGGCCACACCCTGGCGCACGCCATCGAGAAGAACGAGCGCTACAAGTGGCGGCACGGCGCCGCGGTCTCCGTCGGCATGGTCTTCGCCGCCGAGCTGGGCCGGCTCGCCGGCCGGTTGGACGACGCCACCGCGGACCGGCACCGTGCGGTGCTGGAGTCGGTGGGCCTGCCGCTGACCTACCGCGGCGACCAGTGGCCGCGGCTGCTGGAGACGATGAAGGTGGACAAGAAGTCCCGCGGCGACCGGTTGCGCTTCATCGTGCTGGACGGCCTGGCCAGGCCCACCGTGCTGGAGGCGCCGGACCCGGCGATGCTGCTCGCCGCCTACGGCGAGGTGTCCGCGTGA